Genomic segment of Kingella negevensis:
AAACAGCCTATAGGAGTGTGATACATGGCTAAAACAAACGCCACTTATGGCAATAAAGATAATATGACAGTACAAGCGGCTGGCTTGTTTACGATGCACATGCAGCGTAACAGTACATTGAACCGCTTAGCAGGTAAAATGCCACAAGGGACAAGTGGTGCAGAAGCAACATTGCGTCTGCAAACTACGGCACACATGCCAATTGTGCGCTGTCAGGACTTGGGCAAAGGCTTGGGCGATGAAGTGAAGTTTAACTTGTTGCAACCTGTGAGCATGATTCCGATTATGGGTTCTCAAGTGGCAGAGTTGGAAGTGGAGCGTGTGCGTTTGCAGTCTTCGTTACGACAAAGTTACCGTGTGCAAAATCAGGTGGATTCTGCGGTGGCTTCGTTGGTGGTGGCGCAAGCAGATAACCGTGAACAGTTGGGGAAGTCTATGAAAAAATGGAAGCGATTGCTGCAAGTGATGTGTATCAGCGTGATTGCCTTAACGCTGACGGCTTGCGCGAACTTAACGCATTCATCAAAAAGCGTTGATTTCAGGCTGCCTGAAATGCCGTTGAATGTGTCGCGTGAATGTGAGTCGTTGAATGAGTTGGCTGATACGCGTGGGGAGACGGTTATTTTTTGGGCGGTGGATACGGTGGGCAAATATAAAGACTGTGCGGAAAAGCAGCGTGCGGCGGTGCAAATGTATCAGTCGGTTAAACAGGTTTTGGAAAATGGGAAGGAATGAGTATGGCTGAAATGCTGAAAGAAACGGCTGCGGAAGTGGTCGCACGTGTGGTAAAAGAGGATTTGCACGTTGACGATGTAGGCTTTGATTTGATTGCACGGCTGGAAGGTAAACGTAATCACGCTTATTTGGATAGCGTGAAAATTCCCACAATCGGCATTGGTTTGACACGCTATACTTTGGGTGAACGTGCTGGGCAAGCGGTGAAAATGGGGGATTTTTTGAGTGATGATGAAATCCGTTCGGAATTTGCTAATCAAGTTTTGACGTATGAAAACGGTGTCAAAAACGCCGTGAAAGTAGTACTAACACAATCGCAATTAAACGCGTGTGTGAGTTTGTGCTACAACATTGGTGTTGGCGCGTTTGCGAAGTCAAGCATTTGCCGCTTGCTCAATCAGCAAAAATATCAGGCAGCATGCAAGGCGTTTGCGTTGTATAACAAGGCTGGTGGGCGTGTAATTCAAGGATTGGCTAATCGCCGCGCAATGGAAATGAAGGAATTTTTTAGAAATGGGTGATTAAACGTAGCCTGAAAATGTTTTTGTGGCATTTTCAGGCTACGTTTTGTTGTGTGATAAATGATTTTGCAACGGCAATAAAAATCTCGTAATATTGTCATCAACTCTTTTTTAATTTTCCATAAAAATCATTATAGCGGTATTTTTTACGGTATCTATTAAAACAATGATTTGGAATAATGTTTAAAAATAATAAGTTAAATCTTATTTTTATATTTCGCATGAAAGTTTGCATGGATAGTCAAGAAACATCTCAGCCTGAAACGGCGAAAGCGTCTAAAAAACATCGCACGGTTGTGATTTGGTTGCGCGTGAT
This window contains:
- a CDS encoding DUF4043 family protein; its protein translation is MAKTNATYGNKDNMTVQAAGLFTMHMQRNSTLNRLAGKMPQGTSGAEATLRLQTTAHMPIVRCQDLGKGLGDEVKFNLLQPVSMIPIMGSQVAELEVERVRLQSSLRQSYRVQNQVDSAVASLVVAQADNREQLGKSMKKWKRLLQVMCISVIALTLTACANLTHSSKSVDFRLPEMPLNVSRECESLNELADTRGETVIFWAVDTVGKYKDCAEKQRAAVQMYQSVKQVLENGKE
- a CDS encoding lysozyme, with amino-acid sequence MAEMLKETAAEVVARVVKEDLHVDDVGFDLIARLEGKRNHAYLDSVKIPTIGIGLTRYTLGERAGQAVKMGDFLSDDEIRSEFANQVLTYENGVKNAVKVVLTQSQLNACVSLCYNIGVGAFAKSSICRLLNQQKYQAACKAFALYNKAGGRVIQGLANRRAMEMKEFFRNG